taccagAACATTTTTCCACAAATTAAGCATATCcgaatgaaaatttgaaatagtttattgtttttgagttatttaagtTTGTGTACTAAAggtctaaaaaaaataggtcCACTATAATGGGTTTGGATGATATGGGGGCAAtggaaattaaacatttttaataataaatactagtccTAACTAAATctgatattacatattttattttatgctgttgtaaaaccatttttaaagactacctattatccttaatataaacattttaataccttAAAAACAACTCGTTCGACTTTTGAATTagatatatcaacattttcaaaaaaattatccactaaataattgacattataaatgggggggggggggggggcataacAAATTCTGGTTTGAAAATTTGGTCTcgaagtaatttaaaaattccaaaaatcaaacaTCGAGTAAATTCAttatcaaactaaaaaaaagggAGAGAGAATGCTTCGTGAACCACCCCGTGTATACGCATTAAGTAAACCGTGAACAATCATTATTCAgtcgataattatattattatttttcgataatCTTAGataagatcatattattatacttgttgttgctatttttttcattaaatattaattgcactaatacaataatgtttgcggggttcgtttttaaataaataattcctaTGTGAGAATTTGTGTCGAATAACGCGTtaatatatatcaattttttcaatGATATATAGTGTACCTGGCTatatacttaaaacaaatacGCATACtgcaacaatatatatatatgatcaAAAACGTACGgcttataatacaaaataactaatcAATTTGAtagcatacaatattaatttaatgataatggATGTTTACATTATGATTACTCTAATGCATTAAATCAGCTACCGTATATTGTACAAAGTATATTCAACGCATTACGTCCATACGAATTGCAAATTGAGCGtaaagaacaacaaaaaaaaaaaaaaaacaaaaattaaggaaacatattgtaaaatgtGTTGCTTTTTCAAAAAGTGCTGCGTTTGTTAGATTGTATAATATCGATAACTCTATTATAACGTTTTCGCATCAACCAGTCATTACCTCCatgaattctgaaaaaaaaaatttattttattaaaatgtactctAAACAATTAATGCTATATgcattatttatagaaattgctattattattattattattaaatacgttttttttaaaaaatatacatcgaCAAGAcgagtacattttaaatactattttgttgTATTGGACATAATATCTACTGGAGTATTGAATACTATTTCcgttaaatactttttttccgACTGTCAGtcaaattgacaataattaatataaatatagaaaaccatacgatattgttaattttataggTGGGTACATGTTACCGAAAAACGATTACCACGAAAAAGcagaaacttatattttttttgaatattaaataatatattaatataggtggaTTAGCGATACAGTCGATTAGGGGCTAATAATGCGAATCAGATCTGGGCTTTCTGGGATTTGAATTAAtacgttataatttattaaaactttcaCCGATAAAATGTTTTCAGGTTCTTCTCAgtcagtattttaaattttattatagattatatagcCTACGGGCTCTAGGTAAGTTAttagttaacaaataattaataataaaatgtaacaaacTAACAAGTTTTACGATTCTACAACCTACAGCCTATGTATATAATGCTTatagtattacaaattacaactaataattattcttaactATTACCTATGGAACCTATTTACCCggtgtataatttaatagtagTTGTTCAAACATCACCTCAAACAGCTTTACATTTAAAGTGccgaaaaatatgataaaattaatatgttggacgtaggtacgtataatttattaacttatataaaaaaaaaaatagcattttaATAAGATAAGTGTATGAGTAATAGTAAAATACCTTAATTAACTATAGGCATCACACTGCCTGGCGCGTACATAGACaatacttcaatattatattaacaccaAAATGGTGGATTTTTCGAAGAGATATTTACAGAGAAATATTATGCGCCACGCGAGAAAGTTGTAATAATAACTCACACCAGTAAAAACGTCTTGCACAATGACGAATTTAAGGACCGTTTGCGTATAAAACGACActtgttgattaaaaataaatgatttactaTTATAGACATCCGAATGACGAACGCCGCAACGGAATaactaccgaaaaaataaatataaattcgaACGCAGAGTGTTTCTTAATGGTTTTGCACAACCGAATTCATCTTAAAAATCACCTatcacctatattattattattataggtatgatgaactgtatataataatatatatatgtgcttATTATCGGTTTATAAAAGAGAGATAGTTGAACCGTGGCTCTTATTCgagtcgattttttttttgtcgactcgacgagtgtaataatattataattaaaaccagAGGCCCTGGGTACGGAACATGCGcaatcgtcatcgtcgtcggggggtaaatatatttgtgtttttttttgcatcTAGGAACCGATAATTTACACGTTTGGAAGTCCGAAATTTCCAgggaaaaatattatgcacgaCACGAGAAAGTTGTAATAATAACTTACTCCAGTAAAATTTGTCAATAACGAATTTAATGATCGTTTGCGTATAAAACGACACTTGTTGATTaacaattaatgataataatataatagacatcCGAATGACGAACGCCGCAACGGAATAAgctactgaaaaataaatataaattcgaAAGAGTCTATTTCTAAATGGTTTTGCGCAATCGAGTTCGTCTTAAAAATCACCTatcacctatattattattatttttattattataggtatgatcaactatgtatataataatacaggtgCTTATTATCCGTTAATAAAAGGGAGATAGTTGAACCGCTCTTATTCgagtcgattttttttttttgtcgactcgacgagtgtaataatattataattaaaacccGAGGCCCTGGGTACGGGACATGCgcaatcgtcgtcgtcgtctgaggtatttgtgtttttttttttgcatctaGGAACCGATAATCTACAGGTAGTCCGCGGATGATGTGTGCTAACAGGACGCGTCACGTCACGGCGCGGCGCGGAGAGACCTACAATTTTTCGCGTTATTACAACGTCCTCCggatcgaaaaaaaatatacataataactacagtgataatatatttttagcttCGTCACATATTTTGCATTCACTTTGCTCCACTTCGTAAGGTATATATGACAACCATACCGCGTGTTATATACTTGGgcatgtgtacctatataacctaTACGCGTACCTAGTGTCTGCTGTAACTGCAGCTGCCTCGAACATCCCATTGTCGGtgtcgttgttattattatgataataataattattattatgataataataattattattattgatcagtCGACGACTACGGCGCACACACATGCTGCCGCCGCTGCCGCTTTCGTCGTTGCCGCTCGAATTCGTTTTAAAAtccgataaattattaatcatcgtgacggacggacggacacgacacgtcatattattatatcggacCCCACAGGGCCTGCCGTGTTACCGTCGTAGTATGTTGCGATCGTGATTGATCGATCGCGAATAATTATACCGCCCATGTTTTATAGTGATTATCAGCGTTTCGAAAGTTATGCAGCAGGAAGCCATCGTCGGTaaactgttttattatatatatatttttttaataacacacTGACATCACACGTTCAcctgtgtgtgtataataacaaTCATCGTTTCCACTCCACGTCTGACAGGTCCCCTAAACCGATGATACGATTACCACCGCGGTCGACGTGATAATAACGCAACGGGGGACGTCGTCTGCATACCTCCGATGATCCCTCGAGGCGTTAACGCGATGATTTcgtaataataggtatgtagtGCACTCGAAAGAAATTTTTTCTCCGCTCGCAGTCGAACCCATTCGAAGCGCTTGTCGACAGTGTCCTTACGAAATTACgactttatgtataatattacaatataagttCACAACTGCGGCATCaagacgataatatattatgccctACGCTCCCCGACGCGTTTATTTTGTCACACTGCGCAGCCGCGGCTGACGTGGCCtgttctacaaaataattataataatatatcaagagGAGTACCCGCCTGCTATGTATATGATTGATATTGCCGGAGAATTTAAAAGTCACTGACGTCCATCGCTTAAAGTCGGTTAGTCGCTTAGTCGGCCGACTGCAGAACTCTATATTACAGGTCTACATGAACTTACCGTCGAAGTCTACGGTACCGGATCCGTCCGCGTCGATTTCATCGATCATCTGATCCAGTTCTTCGTCGGACATGTTGTTGTCGAGTTCAGACAATATTTCTCTCAGCACTTCGGTCGTGATGTAACCGTTACCTGAATGAAAAAATTTATCGACTTTTAATATCGAAATTACGAATTCCAACTGTGCCTATTTCGTGTATGGTATAACTAGGGCCGGGGCTGTCCTTAGGGTGGGGGAGGGGGAGGCGAGCAGGGTCCAGGCCCTGAGCCTCGCGCTTTTTGCACACATTTGGTGGCCTCGCGTCTGAAAAAAGTGgtaaaattggtttaaaaattggttttcgcCCTGTGCCTCGAAAATCCTAAGGACGCCTCTGCCCCGCGCCAATGCGCCATCCCTATGTGTAGAGGGTATATATAAGGGTACGTAGCTAGCAAGTATTTCGATTATTCGCACCTTCTTTGTCGTACAGCCTAAAAGCTTCTCTGAGTTCGGTTTTGATTGCTTCGGAGTCCTCTTCCTCCTCAGTCATAAATCTCGATGCCAACGTACAAAAGTCGTCAAAGGATAATGTCCCGGTTCCTGTAAGGGGAAAAAAAACGAcgtttattatagtaggtaataaaacaTCTCAAGCACAAAACGCTGCTGCAGACGgaaaatagtaaaaagtaaataacaaTCGACGATTTACACCGCGATTTCGGCAcggtaagatattaatattgcGCCGCACAAGGCCGCCTATTGTGCTAAATTTGGCCAACAATGGAGACTGTAAAACACGCGTAAATTATGCTTCGGATGCATTATTAGAGCACCAAACGTTGTCTCATACGCTCACTgttaacgaatataataataatattatggttaaaacATTAAGGTAGGTGTCTATATACTCCGATGgctttaaaattgttgaaatattttattagtttggcGAGGGAGGGTGAGGGGTTCGTCGGATGCGCTATTCCTCGAAAGCACAATCGTCAATCGATATCATatcatatgttataatattttatataatacattttactcggTGGAGAAGGTTTTTAAAAAGAATCGCGAAgaataaattgtcaaaaaaattgatataatatattattatattgttaacagACATGTCCGCGTAACAGACATATTTTTAAAGAGCAATACCAACGCgtacagactataatattatattgtgttttgttGCGCAACGTCACAGTATTATTATGTAGTGTATACTTCagtaatataacatacatatgTTGTATATAACGTGGTAATTTACTCGAAATGCTATAAAGTCAAATTCCATAAACACGAGCATATTTTTTAGTCTTGAGGGAACAAATTGAAAACACGTTTCGCATTAAGTGTCTCACATATACGGATCTTTTTTCCAAGACATGGGGATGGCCCTGGTGCCTTGTGGGGGGGGGGTCCCGTTTTATTACGAAACGTGGATATCGCCGTCTGTGTGCCGAACACATAAATAATGATAAGTTTTGTTCGACCCAGAAGCTCCGAAGAGTGCTATTTATGGAGTGTGGACGAAAAAACAAACCGATAAACTtatgttgtataggtatataatatatattgtatatacatacccTTATACTCTATTGTACCGTAACGAAATATCattctgtttattttttacgttGAATAATGATGTACCTATTACCTGCCTGTAATaagtatttggattttatagactgtttcaaataatattaattcagtaGCGTGCGCAGGattttacctaacctaaccaggaGTTCGGTTGTATAGGGTTTTacctgaataaataaataaaattgcattatatttttctaaacggTTTTTGTATGACGACAGACCAATTATAGTTAGTATCAAATTTAGTCTACATTTACAGTGCGTTTAACCTGCCAGGTCGTCTATAGAGCCTCCTCGGGTCGTATAATAAACGTGGCAATAATCGATGGACGATGATAAACCATCGATTATGGCAGTCGTTTGGCAATGCATTCTAAATCAgccaaaaaaaaactgaaagtATGATTACTGTCTTTGTCATATTCaacgatttatttt
Above is a window of Metopolophium dirhodum isolate CAU chromosome 3, ASM1992520v1, whole genome shotgun sequence DNA encoding:
- the LOC132941512 gene encoding troponin C, isoallergen Bla g 6.0101-like, which translates into the protein MSWMDPVPEPQDLSEAITLSKDQLKVLRKGFDTFDTEKNGKITCANINIILDMLGHATDAGTVKKIVSEIDHQGTGTLSFDDFCTLASRFMTEEEEDSEAIKTELREAFRLYDKEGNGYITTEVLREILSELDNNMSDEELDQMIDEIDADGSGTVDFDEFMEVMTG